The stretch of DNA AGGTCAACAGGTCTCTGGGTGCCAGAGGGGACTCTCGTCCCCCACAAGCCCATATATCTTTCCCTCTCGTCATGATTCCTCAGTGGTCTCCCTTaatccttttttccctctttctctccatacagtattctttcatttcaggggacatttaggaaaaaagtatagCATATGTCCTTAAACTATAAAGTTCTCTGCTAGACACAATCTGGATGCTGGAAAGGACCTCGAAGAGCTAGATTCACCAGGGACACTGGATTACActttaatttatcaaataaacCTTAATTAACCATGGACTATATTCCAGTTTAGGTGAAGGAATACATTACTTAAACAGATCACACGACCCATGTCCTTATGAaggacttcttgcagacagacaTAAAACAATTGCTTTCAGAAGCATTTAACTATAATTTCCAAGAAGTGCACAGTCTCAAGATACCACAAACCAAGGATGGCCTAAACTTGTGAGGAGAGCAAACCATCCCAGCCTCACTTCTAACTAGAGCTGGGCTCTGAGGCCTGCAGAGGAATGGTCATGGGCCCCTTTCCCGAGAGGGGCTCTCTTTTATCAGGGATAACAGAATATGAGTCAATCACTACTGTTCTGTTTTATTCTACTAAGACAAAAAGACCTCCAATTTCTATGGTAACCTTGGGCAGGCAAGTGAGTGGTAACCTAAATGAAGTGTGGTGGGGGCGGGTAGTAGAAAGGCTACTTAAGAGAAAAACAGACGTGGGCTGAGTACTGGATAATTAGTGAGCTAATTTAGAAGCAGAGCCCTCGATCAAGCACCAGGTTCTGTGGTGTGAGACAACATGATTTAGAGTTTGGAAAAGCCAGAGATCGCTGGATATTATGGCCAGTCAGGGTGGAGGTTGAGTCCAGAACTGGGTTTAGAAAATGGTATTAGGCAGGATGAACACTGAGAGCAGAACTTGGAGGTAGGAATTCGCATGACATACTGACAGACACTCAGACACTGAACAAAGATTCCCTGAGAGCGTTAGGGTCAGTGGGCAATACCAGAGCCTGAGGGCCTTGAGAATCAGGGAGGAGCTTGACAAGCATGTAACAGGTAGTGGGAACTCatcactgtggttttctttcccttcatccaCCTCAATTCCAGGTATGTGAACTGTGCCCGGGATGATGAAGAGCAGAACCTGGTGGCCTTCCAATACCACAGGCAGATTTTCTACCGAACCTGCCAGGTCATCAGGCTGGGCTGTGAGCTGCTGGTCTGGTTCGGGGATGAGtctggccaggagctgggcagcaagtGGGGCAGCATGTGGAAGAGAGAGCTCACAGCTGGGACAGGTGGGCACCACTgttcttcaaaacagaaagaaatgagatAAATCTTAGAAATGTTCATGATCCAACTTCTAAGTAGagtaaaataaagtttcaaatCAGATGCTTCAGAAATTCACAAGTCATTCATATGCCTTTTACTCTggcaaatttttatattttttattaaaatatttcatgaacaAAATATACAATTGCAAATAGTGCTGAAAGACTGAAAGGCAAAAAAGATTTCAAGCACCAACCAGTTCTCACCAAGGCTGTTTCTCTGAAACTTTTGTAgctgtttcttcttaattttcctccatacttctaaataaaacatttttgtttataggcattcattattttttaaggattttgccctagctggtgtgactcggaggattgagtgccggtctggtaaccaaagggctgccagtttgattcccagttggagcacatgcctgggttttgggccaggtccccagtatggagcatgtaagaggcaaccacacagtgatgtttctctgcttctccttccctcccttcccccttttctgaaaatgaataaatacacaaatcaaatctttttaaacaaaattttatttatttttacagagagtggaaaggatgtagaaagaaaaatcaatgtgcaaggaaaacattaattggttgtctaTGGCACGCCCCGAACTGGCCTACAACCCTGGCATGTTCCCTGAGTGGGACTCAAActtacaacctttcagtttgtgagacAACACCCAAGCCACCAAACCACACCATTCAGGCAAGGCACAGTCATTCATCATTTCAGTGAGTTGTTAGGTGAGATCCTACTCTGTGGCGCACAGCATCCTGGGACCTGGAAATACAGATAAACATGAGGAGAGAATCACTGCTCTTGAGGAGCTGACCAATAAAGGAGGGGAACCCAGGCACATGTGTTTGCATGTGCGTTAACACCACACAGCGGTTAGTGCTTTGGAGAAAACTAATCCAGGAAAAGTGCCTAGGgatcagtggggggggggggggggggcactgtggCAGGTGGTCCAGGAAGGACTCCCTCAGGAGATAACATTTACAAGAAtacctgcaggcagagggagccgCTAGCGCAGGGAAGAGAAGAGGTGCAGCGTTGAATTGGCTGAGGGTCACTCAGGTTTCATCTCAGCATTGAGGGTAagaatggagatcaaatggatgTTTAGCAGCCCTGAAGTGCAGTGTCAATGATCCGAGTTGGGACACCTGGGACTTTCCTGAGTGCTACTGTGCAGTCATCAGCTATTGAGTGATGTATTCTCTGTTCTGGTTatgctttgttaatttttagaaaataaaccccAGTGGGGAATTCCCTTCAGAGATCACTTCATCTCCAAGTGGCATGGTGGACTGGCCAGAGAGGAGCAAGAGTCAGGCATGTAAGACGTGTGCttggagaaatattttgaaacaggACTTAGTGTATTTGATATGGACTAACACTGAATTAAATTAAGTGTAAAGATTTGGTGTGAGGCTtgagaaatgactttttaaaaaagattttacgtatttgtttttagaggggaagaggaagagagggaaacatcaatgtgtggttgcctctcacgcgccccctactggggacctgacgcacaccccaggcacgtgccctgactgggactctaACCTGCGATTCTTTGCTTTCCAgacaggcactcagtccactaagccacatgaacaagggtgggaaagacattttaatttattaatttgaaaaactgaaagagaagcAATTCCTAGTTGGAGCCTGCGGTTTTCCTCTTTAACATGACTTAGAGGACACCTATACAGGGGAAAGGTCACTGCAGTTCAGAGTGAAATGGCCTCTCCTGCTACTCGAAAGTCCCTAGTCTGGGCAGTATTAGAAAAGACCCTTGATATGGGTTTCTGGATTTCTGAAGAAGATGCACTACATGAACATAAGAAGGAAGATAGACTGCGAGTGGACACTTTGTGGGAGACAGAGGTTGCATTGTCACCACAGTAAGAAGGATTCATAGGGCAGGTCTTACCAGGAGACTAATCATGGGGCCCAGGCATTCTCGTCAACATCTGCCCTGACCAAACCTTTCTCTTTCAGCAGAACCAAAGCCAGAGATCCACCCatgtccctcctgctctctggccttctccaGTCAGAACTTCCTTGGCCAACATGTGAAACTCAATCATCCCTCCCAGATTCTCCCGGGAGCATCTGCAAGAAAACACCTCCAAGCAGAGGAACCCTGTCCAGTGGATCAGAATCAGCAGCAGCAACATACTCGTACACACAGCTGGAATGATAAAGCTGAAGGTCAAGAGGTCAAAGAAAGGTCCAAACCTTTGCTTAGAAGGATCAGTCAGGGGAGAATCTCAAGACCTTTTTTCCAACCTTCCAAAGAACGAATGAGGAGCTCTAGTGGGCATGAGAGAATGGTGGAGGAAGAGCTCCGAAGAGGCCAGAAAGAGAGTCCAGAGGGCATAGGCAAGTTATTTGTGAAAGCAGGAATGTCAAGAATTGTAACAATCCAGGATGGAGGGTGCTGGCAAGGCTTCAATGATATGTccacatctcatcacacaccagaggacacactctggggagaagccctgtGTTTGCAGGTGAAGTGAGTGAATCATTAGCATTAAGTCACATATCAATATAGCCATAGGATGTCTACAGCCCTTTATTCTCCCCAAGATTGTAATTTGTACAGAAATGACTGGTTAAACAAGCCCTCCAGTTTCATAATGAGATGAGATGAGACGGACAAACAGTTCCATAGTGATATGGGATGTCAGCACCAATCTTCTTCATGGTTCTTTgacctattttaaaatgttttgtctcCATACACATCCCTCATTCTCCCCATCACAGAAAGCAGAGGGTTCATGAAGAGCCACAAAGAACTCATACTCAGTCACGGAAATTCAACCCTTACAAATGTGTAAACCTGGAGTCAGTCTACTTTGGCTACTGCCCAGAGAGGGATTTGAGATAGGCTCATCGGGAAAGGGAATTCCCTGGACTCTTGggatgtaggagaccattctgcttggcgtgggcccagacaggacagggttcatgcccatgggtagcttctcccatagggaatcagacctgcattgtacctagactgctttgagacttgctttttgctaaaactccctcaccctgaattgaggcagcaaacatttactgcatatctttaaagtaacttcctaaaatctatgctaaaccttccaaggatgagtgtaaccagttcaaccacttttccctttgcatttgcaaatatccttctgtgaGGTGATTACCGGcatcctcttctttgttttctgcaaaaggtaaccacctaaagtgaacctctgcatagtaaatgGGGACCATCGTgcaatgtgcccagaaaaacaataaaagcttctcaAGGAAAGGGTTGGGGTACtctgaggtgctctccccttgagagagtggctgtaccatcccttttcctccacacgaCTTAGTAATTCGTGTGAATTCCtcttgtatctcatccacaatgtcttggaccccacaagccagggtccgcATTGCTGGGAAGGGGGGCTTTTCTCCTAATCAGCTCCCTACCCCTCCTCCCTTGGCTTTCCTTGGCTCTTTTGGTTTCCAACCTCCAGAGTCTCAGAGGTGAACGGCAGGTAGGGATGTATGCTTGTGCACAGATGTGAGCCTGGCTCAGTCTGGGCACCTCATCTTCCTCACTCTCCTTGCTGCCCCTTCAGGGTCAGCATTTCCTGGTGCACAGCATACAATTCCACATCAGTCCATAGTGGGTGTGAATCTCAGTTCTGTCTTCTCCAGCTGTGTGACGTAAGGCAAGATTCTcaacttctctctgcctgcttcctAGTCTGTACAATGGAAATAGGAACTCCAGCCTTTCTGTGTGACATTCGAAGTTGAGTCAGCACAGACAGAATCTGGCACAGAGGATCGCTGAGATCACAAGTCCTGCTGAACAGCCATCAATGCCCATGTCTTCTGGGTCTTTAGTGCTGGACAAAGGAAGATAAGGACAGGGTAGGGGTCTGTAGCCAAACTCAGATTTTGAGCAGATCCCTCTGTTTTCCCCACATAGACTCAGCTTCCCTGAGAAGGAGGCCTGAGGTGGGGAATCGCTTCCCTCCAGGTCACCACCCTCCCACTGACCCTGCACTCCCTCAGAGCCTCCTCAACACAGGTAGGTGGTACTGAGAGTGACCTGTGAAACAAGACCCTCACCCACCCCTTGCTGAGAACTGACACTGGGAACAGCACCTGCCTGCACTGCTTGTTAGGTAGGGCAGATGGTAAGCCAAGGCAGGGAGGATGAGGAAGACATGTGTCACCCACTAACTTagcagtcctaagcctggtcCAATTCCATTGCCAGATGTTCCAATATCACAACAAACACTATGCTAACACATTGAAATTCCAGGTATCATTTCCAGTATCTGGCAAAGAAAGGCTTTGAaagtgtattcatcccaaggcctagaaGATGGGAGGGGTCCACAGCACTCGAGGAAAGGACCCAGAAGACAAATTTGACTACTTGCTTGTCTCTGGCCACTCTGATTTATGAGAGGGTCCctagtgcttacagaaagagcccatagaTAACTTTGGGTAACAGCCTCAATTTTAACTGTCTCCTGTCACATAGCTATTTTACAAGATGGCCAAGTGGGGTCTGAATCAAGATAAGTATTTGGGCTAGTAACCCCCACACATATCTATATTTGGGTAGTCATGTCTTCCATGGAGGCTGGCACCACTCTTACCTGTCAGTcaatatgtaagttctttgcccCCATCCCagcaactatataagtcctcagggCAAAGGACCTGGTGCTCTTGCCACCCAACTTCTTGCTTTTCACTCCCATCTCAGCAAGACCTGTCCTCTTCCATGAGAACGTATCACTAACAAACCCTGTTTTCACACTAATgtacttgctgatctgtaatccTTTACTGCATTGGCAAAAAGAACTGAGTTTCTCCTGTGACAGGTGCACCCAGTCTGCATATGGCATTCATGAAGCCCACAACACAAGAGCTGTAATGCACTTTTCTTGTACCTGGGCCCCACAAGGCTTCATACATCACTGACACCATCCCGAAATTCATACTTATTGtatctttaaacttttgtttatAAAGTAAAGCCTGATGGGATAATGGACATGCACAATGTTGGTCATTCCTGGCCATCCTTCCCAGATACTGTCCACAATGACCCAAGAGCACAAAATTCCCATGGACCCAATGGGTGGGAGTCCAGCAAGACTCAGGGTGAGAACAGGGTATACATCTGCATAAGCACAGGGAAGGGTGCTAACAGCTCCCAGGGGTCACACTTTTCTTAGAACCAGAGCTGAGTTCAATACAGAGAGATGGCAAacaattagtgaggacctcatcATATCCCCTCTCCTGCATGAGGGAGACCTAAGCATGACCCACCCTGTTCCTGCTGGGGTGGGTTCACCAAAGGGGGACACCCACCCCCATGACCAGGAACAATGATCTTTCTGTCCTCCCAGTGCCAGGCTTGTGAAAAAGAGTGTCTACATAAACTATGTGGATCTCAATAATAAATATCCActattatttccttctctctctctctctctcttttttttttttttttttttttttttcttaaagattttatttatttttagagagaggggaagggagggagataaacatcaatgtgtggttgcctcttacgtaccccctctgggcacctggcctgcaacctaggcatgtgccttgactgggaatcgaacccaccatactttggtttggtttgcaggccagcgccacaccagccaaggaaatAATCATTGTTATACGGGAACAAGTTTAAATAActcatgggcaaaaactaagggggggtggaaatgggaaggaggtggggagcactgggggtgtgcgctgggatgggagtaaaagaaaactgtacttgaacaacaattaaaataaatgaaaaaataatcatcattattaaaatgaaaattaaagccacaatgagatatctgtTTCCACATACAATAGGATgaatataattaagaaattgaagataagTTTTGACTAGTATGTACAAGAGATTAAAACACTTTTATGCTGTAGGAATGTAAACAGTTTAACatgtctttaaaaagttaaaaatagttacCTTTTAACTCAATCCCATTCCTAGTTATCTACTTCCCAAAATTTAAAACAGGTTTCCCACACAAAATCTGTTCATGAATGTTTGCAATGCATTATTCACATAGCAGAAAGGTGGACACCACCCCAATGTCCACCCTCAAAGgcatggataaacaaaacatagCCTCTCCATAGAATACCATACTATTCCGTCATAAAAAGGAAGTCACAAATGCAAAGTGGTGCAGCTGCTGCAGAAAACATGGTGGTTCACCAGAAATTAACTATGAAGTTACCATGCACTTGCACTTCTGGGTGCACACCCCACAAAACTGAGAACAGGGACTTGAACAGAGATCTGCACACTCATGTTCACAGCTGCATGGTAACTTCAAATGTGAAGGTGAGTTCAAACCCGAAGGTGAGCTCAACTCTAGTGTTGGTTGACGGATGACAGACAAGCAGGAGGGGGTGCAGCCACATACTGAACATTGCTCCGCCATAACAAGGAGTGCAGCTCTGACACAGGCTACAAGGAGGATGGGCCCTGAAGACGAAGACACGATGCTCAGCgagagaagccagtcacagagggACACACGGTGTgcaattccatttacataaaatgaccAGAAGGGTCAGATCCACACAGATGCAAAGTGCATTAGCTGTTGCCTGGGGctcaggggaagggaaagggcagTGACAGCTGAGAGGTAGGGGCTCCCTGTGGGGTGAAAAGAAGGTTCTGCAAATAGGTGGTTGCACATTGCGAATGCAGGGGATCCTCTgtgtgggtggccctgggcagtcGCAGCATCAGGCCAGCCGTCCCTGCAGGAACGCAAGGCCCAGTCTACACAGGAGGAGACAGTAGTTGGGCCCGGGCCTGGGCCAGAGCCATCTGTGCCCTTTAAATCCATCAAGGGGTGAGGATGGGGATCAGTCTCAGGGACCGTTCCAGGAAAGCTGGGTCAGAGTAAAACACAGTATTTCCTACCCCAGGGGCAGGTGTGGAAGATGaggtgggcctggggctgggtggtgACACTGAGGCCACCCTGCCGTCCTCACTGGGGCCTACGTGGGCCTCTGTGGAAGTGCCCAACCAGGGTGCACCCTCCTGAGCACTCGTGTTTGGGACCTGTGTGGCACCTCGGGACAGTGGGACCGAGTGACAGAGCAAGGGCACTTTGTGCTGATGCTGTGGGTCTTGTGTACGAGACATTACTGGGACTGAAGTTCTTCTGGGAGCAACCACACCCACTGATGCCAAACGTGGTGGCACCGGCACAAGGCAGGGGCCTCGCAGAGACACTCACATCTCAGCATGTGGTCACCGGGTTCGGGTGCACTGCTCAGACCCCACCATCCACATCAGCCCCTCAGTGGCTGCCGTGGCAGGCTTCTCCCCCTCCTCATGCATCTGTCCTCACTTCTCCTCACCTTTCCTCACACAGCCTAAAACCCCTAACTCTAACCCCTAACCCTTAAGACCTGATCCTGACTCTAAACCTCTGGTTCTGACCATAACCCAGACCCTGGCCCTTGAACTAGATTTTGACCCTTGCCTTGATCCTTACCCTAACCCCTGAACCCAAACCCCtacctctcacccccaccctcacccctagCCAGACTCCGTAACCCTAAATTAAAAcgtaaccctaaacctaacccacAGCCTTCACATTCACCTGTTCCATGACCCCACCTCAAATACCGGACTCTGACCTCGAAATCGGAACCTATAACCTGTACATTCAACCTCTAGCCTTGAAGCCCAGCCCCACGCGTCGTGTCTTCGTGTAACTGCTAACTCACAGCCCCAACCCTAAACCCAGTCCTGAACCAACCCTGGCAGTCACCCCAACTTAGCTGTCACTGCAGAACTTGACCCCAGCTCTCACCTGCCTTTGTCCGACTTGTCACAGCCACACGGACCAGCTGCGCCCAGAACTACAGGCGGCTGTCCTAGCAGAGCCTCCGCACCCCAGGCTCCAGGCGCCGCCCCGCGGAGTCCTATTCACAGGGTCTCAGCGCCTCAGagacagcgccccctggtgtccgTCTTCCGCTGTTCGCACCAGCGAGGCAGCTGCCCGTGTTCCTTTGGCTTGTTTAATCGTTATCTTTATCTTTCGCTGTTTTTAACATCTTCTCATTTGTTTTGGAGTTGAACACTCTATTATGGCTTGTGTAAAAGTGCTGTCCATTTTCTGCTCAGGATCGTAGAGTTTGCATGTCTTTTGGGTGGAAATCTCattattatctcttcaaatactGTTTGAACCGTTACTAGTGCAGGATTTGATTTGCACCTGTCTGCCCCCCTGGGTGCTCAACTGCGGTGGggcagctctgccctgctcccggCTGGAGCCTCGGCCCAGGGAGGACGGCTGGCCTGGCACCCACCTGCTCCTCGCACCTGGGCCAGAGGTGCACCATGGGCTGGGCCCGGGGAGCACTGGGCCCCCTGCTGATTCTGGCTAGGTCGTGGCACTCTCAATTCTTGGTGACAACAAACGTTGACAGGTAGAGAGATTAGCTCGAATTCACCTCATCAGAGAACTGCAAACTTTAGAAGTCACCAGCCTTGTGCCCCCTCACCTGAGGTCCAGCGCCCTCACCTCGGTCCCGCCTCCCTCCTCTGAGGCCCGCTGAGGAGACAAGCTGTTGCCCAGGTGTCCGAGAGCAGGGGAGGTGCGGGGCGCGCAGGACTCCCAGATCTGTGTTTCACGCGTGGTGTGCACCTTCGGCGCAGGCCCAGCGCAGCCCTGGTGGACAGTTGTGCATTCGAGCCCGGCCCCAGAGAAGCGATCGTGGTGGAGGACCACTTTGGCTTCAGCATTCCAATGGCACTTGAAACTAGTAGAGGCTGAGAAACCGCAGGTATGGGTGTGTGAGTGCCCCTGTCGGGGTGCGGGGCAGGCGGCAGGATTCTGAGGACCCGGTAGGCTCtttggccaggggtgggggactGTCATTGTCATTCAGCGGGGACAGCTCAGGCTTCCAGAGCTCTGTGTCTTTGCCAGGCAGTGTCTCACACCAGTCAAACGACACGGCCGCTGTTGTGTGTTCCCACTTTACAAGTGAGAAGCGTTGCGTTGTGAGGCTTGTCCTGCCTCTTCCGGGGTCAGTGGGCACGGTGACACTGAGTGCAGCTGGAGGAAGGAGACGACAGCCTGAGAGGGTCTTGCTGGGAAGAAGATTTCCGCCCATGCTTCAGCAGGTGGCAGCTCAGCAGCAGTGACTAGAGAAGGATGTGAGTGTGTCATTGGGGCCCTCTCATCCGCTCTTCTCTGCCCTGTCCATACAGACGAAAGCCCCCTCCCTGGAGCTGACCCAAGAGCAGATGGCGGGGGACACAGCCAAACCCTGTGAAGTGGACCAGGAGAAACATGATGCAGAGGACAGCATGAAGGTCATCTTCCGGGGGACAGCACTGTGGCAAGTCCAAGTACGCTGGGAGACTGGGGAAGGAGGACCAGGCCCACAGTGGGTCTGAGCCATTGGGAAAGCCCTCCGGGGGCAGAGGAGCCCAGCTTTTGTGGGATTGGTGAGCACAGTCCCAGCGGAAGCCCAGGTGTGCCCTGGGCAAGTGATGAGAGAGCAAGGGCCCAGACGGCACCAGAGTGGGCCCTGGCGCAGCTGTCTGGGGCAG from Phyllostomus discolor isolate MPI-MPIP mPhyDis1 chromosome 1, mPhyDis1.pri.v3, whole genome shotgun sequence encodes:
- the LOC114489918 gene encoding histone-lysine N-methyltransferase PRDM9-like isoform X6, whose amino-acid sequence is MTASDSENARKPVSSPGEAYAFGKHTRQKSVFSNSELRRKEMDLKMYSIEERNGCVYQEVSDPQDDDSLYCEKCQNFFINSCAVHGPPTFVKDSAVDKGHPHHSAPTVPPGLRIGPSSIPEAGLGVWNEAADLPVGLHFGPYEGHITEDEEAAKSRYSWLIAKGTNCYEYVDGKDRSWANWVRYVNCARDDEEQNLVAFQYHRQIFYRTCQVIRLGCELLVWFGDESGQELGSKWGSMWKRELTAGTAEPKPEIHPCPSCSLAFSSQNFLGQHVKLNHPSQILPGASARKHLQAEEPCPVDQNQQQQHTRTHSWNDKAEGQEVKERSKPLLRRISQGRISRPFFQPSKERMRSSSGHERMVEEELRRGQKESPEGIGKLFVKAGMSRIVTIQDGGCWQGFNDMSTSHHTPEDTLWGEALCLQVK
- the LOC114489918 gene encoding histone-lysine N-methyltransferase PRDM9-like isoform X5 is translated as MKNGLPGSKATSRVPLSNEYTLKELSGTANLMTASDSENARKPVSSPGEAYAFGKHTRQKSVFSNSELRRKEMDLKMYSIEERNGCVYQEVSDPQDDDSLYCEKCQNFFINSCAVHGPPTFVKDSAVDKGHPHHSAPTVPPGLRIGPSSIPEAGLGVWNEAADLPVGLHFGPYEGHITEDEEAAKSRYSWLIAKGTNCYEYVDGKDRSWANWVRYVNCARDDEEQNLVAFQYHRQIFYRTCQVIRLGCELLVWFGDESGQELGSKWGSMWKRELTAGTAEPKPEIHPCPSCSLAFSSQNFLGQHVKLNHPSQILPGASARKHLQAEEPCPVDQNQQQQHTRTHSWNDKAEGQEVKERSKPLLRRISQGRISRPFFQPSKERMRSSSGHERMVEEELRRGQKESPEGIGKLFVKAGMSRIVTIQDGGCWQGFNDMSTSHHTPEDTLWGEALCLQVK